One window of Candidatus Leptovillus gracilis genomic DNA carries:
- a CDS encoding TrmH family RNA methyltransferase, which yields MTPDSSPPAIPPFQLRQCANDACRFRFPLTDKRVTGERCPACGAAARLVAIYTSAAPPSAAPVQRHVEALLDNIRSIYNVGSMLRTADGAGLRHLHLGGITPPPDHPKVTKTALGAEQAVGWTRWNNGLETAVALQQRGYLLWALEGAPDAAPLWAAVVPPQTPILLIVGNEIAGVDPEILVLCDKVLYIPMHGVKHSLNVASAFAIAAYHLTHSVGLGWLVG from the coding sequence ATGACGCCAGATTCTTCGCCTCCGGCCATCCCGCCCTTTCAACTGCGCCAATGCGCCAATGATGCCTGCCGTTTCCGTTTTCCGCTAACAGATAAACGCGTAACCGGTGAACGCTGTCCCGCTTGCGGCGCGGCTGCCAGGTTGGTCGCCATCTATACCAGCGCGGCGCCACCGTCGGCTGCGCCGGTTCAACGTCATGTCGAGGCGCTGCTGGACAACATTCGCAGCATCTATAACGTCGGCTCCATGCTGCGCACGGCCGATGGGGCCGGGCTGCGCCACTTGCACCTGGGTGGCATCACCCCGCCGCCGGACCATCCCAAAGTGACCAAGACAGCGTTGGGCGCGGAACAGGCGGTGGGTTGGACGCGCTGGAATAATGGGTTGGAAACGGCCGTTGCCCTGCAGCAGCGTGGTTATTTGTTATGGGCGTTAGAAGGCGCGCCAGACGCCGCACCGCTGTGGGCAGCAGTTGTGCCGCCGCAAACCCCCATCCTGCTCATCGTCGGCAACGAAATTGCTGGCGTAGACCCCGAAATTTTGGTCCTTTGCGATAAGGTTCTCTACATCCCCATGCACGGCGTTAAACATTCGCTCAACGTTGCCTCCGCCTTTGCCATCGCCGCCTACCACCTGACGCATAGTGTTGGTTTGGGTTGGCTGGTTGGTTAA
- a CDS encoding methylated-DNA--[protein]-cysteine S-methyltransferase produces the protein MINDFITWIGERPHERFRTVWTAVSSAGLVAVSLWPERERIEAEVVRLTGRAPLYDVAQTTAVLDQLDEYWHGRRQTFNVPINWAVMTPFQQTALRAVAAIPYGQYLTYADVAGRIGQPQAVRAVGRANATNPMPVIIPCHRVLGSDGRLHGYGGPGGLETKAWLLRLEGAWLL, from the coding sequence ATGATCAACGACTTTATCACCTGGATCGGCGAACGGCCGCATGAGCGATTTCGGACAGTGTGGACGGCCGTTTCCTCGGCCGGTCTGGTGGCTGTCAGTTTATGGCCGGAGCGAGAGCGCATCGAAGCGGAAGTGGTGCGGCTGACCGGGCGCGCGCCGCTGTATGATGTGGCCCAGACAACGGCCGTTTTGGACCAGTTAGACGAATATTGGCACGGCCGTCGGCAAACCTTCAACGTGCCCATCAACTGGGCGGTCATGACGCCATTCCAGCAAACCGCCCTGCGCGCCGTGGCGGCCATCCCCTACGGCCAATATCTAACCTACGCCGATGTGGCCGGGCGTATCGGCCAACCCCAGGCGGTGCGCGCCGTCGGCCGGGCCAACGCCACCAACCCTATGCCGGTGATTATTCCCTGCCATCGCGTGCTAGGCAGCGACGGCCGTTTGCACGGCTACGGCGGTCCCGGTGGGCTGGAAACCAAAGCGTGGCTGCTGCGGCTGGAAGGCGCGTGGCTGCTCTAG
- a CDS encoding DUF4157 domain-containing protein, with the protein MMHNATAVTHWLAERLHDLTLWPINLVRDMPIRLSRLLQTVWGGARGLVFLLPEWRQAWRMGQTAVWRRQKMGQVAGGLHCLVAHTFDLLGGPEIAQFFMHLFTPTTPLTGAEIGLIAGVLGPEALRFSDVRVAEGGLLDLVFKHNGSLAFATWRTINLPRHGRHRRANLPLVVHELTHVYQYERVGTRYLGEAIYALIKTRRDCYNYGGVAGLDSACAAGRQFCHFNREQQAQITQDYFDLRAKGSDVTAYEPFMVQVRAGKL; encoded by the coding sequence ATGATGCACAACGCAACGGCCGTCACCCATTGGCTGGCTGAACGGCTCCATGACCTGACGCTGTGGCCCATCAACCTGGTGCGTGATATGCCCATCCGGTTGAGCCGACTGCTGCAAACCGTGTGGGGCGGCGCACGGGGGCTGGTTTTTCTGCTGCCAGAGTGGCGGCAGGCCTGGCGCATGGGACAAACGGCCGTCTGGCGTCGGCAAAAAATGGGCCAGGTGGCCGGTGGCCTGCACTGCCTGGTCGCCCACACGTTCGATCTGCTGGGCGGGCCGGAAATCGCCCAGTTTTTCATGCACCTATTCACCCCCACCACACCATTGACCGGCGCGGAAATTGGCCTGATTGCCGGCGTATTGGGGCCGGAGGCGCTGCGTTTTAGCGACGTGCGCGTGGCCGAAGGCGGTTTGTTGGACCTGGTATTTAAACACAATGGCAGCCTGGCCTTCGCCACCTGGCGCACCATCAATCTGCCGCGACACGGCCGTCATAGGCGGGCCAATTTGCCTCTTGTGGTGCATGAGTTGACGCACGTTTACCAGTATGAGCGCGTGGGCACGCGCTACCTGGGCGAAGCCATTTATGCGCTTATCAAGACGCGGCGAGATTGTTACAATTACGGTGGAGTTGCCGGGTTAGACAGCGCCTGTGCCGCCGGTAGGCAATTTTGCCATTTCAACCGGGAGCAGCAAGCGCAAATCACCCAAGATTATTTCGATTTACGCGCAAAAGGTTCTGATGTGACTGCTTATGAACCGTTTATGGTCCAGGTACGCGCCGGTAAACTGTAG
- a CDS encoding peptide ABC transporter substrate-binding protein produces the protein MALLLTAVLLAACRVPVEIEPETVTPVPRPEIATEPATAVIQPEATYTGSKDLVVCLPREPETLYRYGRAARVEKSVLHGIYENDYTHLSFAHQPQGLVKLPNLADGDAIRQQVTVKAGDRVVDADGAVIVLAMGARVRLADGETAVFAGAPLVMAQLTADFSLKARVWADGVPVTAADSVYSFELAAHPITPAPKNKIERTASYTAVDETSVRWVGLPGFDDATYFTNFWGPLPRHAWQQYTPAELLTADVAHRFPLGDGPFQVVDWIQGQYLRLEPNPFYYRAVEGLPHLDSVTFRFLPDADRRLAEALTGACDIVTQEGVNLSQASLFLEAESGGLLTPVFQIGTVYEAITLGIHSWGNYGDGLGRPDWFEDARVRQGLALCLNRQAMVDELFYGRSEVMHSQIPSLHPLYSAEIARWPYDPATGAALLDAAGYRDANEDGLREDPQTGQPFRITYTTTTEFAINQSLAAMIQADWRACGVDAEISFVPVGSWYAAGEESPLFGRRFDAGQIAWPVGEPTMCHLFASWEITGPDGRINPQTGAPYGSWDALNNTGWWLPQFDDACRKTRALLPGMPGYEENFQETQRLLAENLPMIPLFMRLKLAVIRPGVRNFNLDPTQDSELWNLFALDLGNSREN, from the coding sequence TTGGCGCTGTTGCTGACGGCCGTGCTGTTGGCCGCCTGTCGTGTGCCGGTAGAAATTGAACCGGAAACAGTGACGCCCGTGCCGCGCCCGGAAATTGCCACCGAACCGGCAACGGCCGTCATCCAACCAGAAGCCACTTATACCGGCAGCAAAGACCTGGTGGTCTGCCTGCCGCGTGAGCCAGAAACGCTGTACCGTTACGGCCGTGCCGCCCGCGTTGAAAAATCGGTGCTGCATGGCATCTACGAAAACGATTACACCCATCTTTCCTTCGCCCATCAGCCGCAGGGGTTGGTAAAACTGCCCAACCTGGCCGACGGCGACGCCATCCGGCAGCAGGTGACGGTGAAAGCAGGCGACAGGGTGGTAGACGCCGATGGCGCGGTGATTGTGCTGGCGATGGGCGCGCGGGTGCGGCTGGCGGATGGGGAAACGGCCGTGTTCGCCGGCGCGCCGCTGGTGATGGCCCAATTGACGGCCGATTTCAGCCTGAAAGCGCGCGTGTGGGCCGATGGCGTGCCGGTCACGGCCGCCGATTCTGTCTACAGCTTCGAGCTGGCGGCCCATCCCATCACCCCCGCGCCGAAAAACAAGATTGAACGCACCGCCAGCTATACGGCCGTAGACGAGACCAGCGTCCGCTGGGTCGGGCTGCCCGGCTTCGACGACGCCACCTACTTCACCAACTTCTGGGGGCCGCTGCCGCGCCACGCCTGGCAGCAATACACCCCTGCCGAACTGCTAACGGCCGATGTTGCCCACCGCTTCCCCTTGGGTGATGGGCCATTTCAGGTGGTAGACTGGATACAAGGCCAATACCTGCGCCTGGAACCCAACCCGTTTTATTACCGCGCCGTCGAGGGACTGCCCCATCTGGACAGCGTGACCTTCCGCTTTTTGCCAGACGCCGACCGGCGTCTGGCCGAAGCCCTGACCGGGGCCTGCGATATTGTCACCCAAGAAGGCGTGAACCTGAGCCAGGCTTCGTTGTTTCTGGAAGCCGAGTCCGGAGGGCTGCTAACGCCGGTCTTCCAAATTGGCACGGTGTATGAAGCCATTACCCTGGGCATTCATTCCTGGGGTAATTATGGCGACGGTTTGGGGCGACCCGACTGGTTTGAAGATGCGCGGGTGCGGCAGGGATTGGCCCTGTGTCTGAACCGGCAGGCGATGGTGGACGAGTTGTTTTACGGCCGTTCCGAAGTGATGCACAGCCAGATTCCCTCCCTCCACCCGCTCTACAGCGCCGAAATCGCCCGCTGGCCCTACGATCCGGCCACCGGCGCCGCCCTGCTAGACGCCGCCGGCTACCGTGACGCCAATGAGGATGGCCTACGCGAAGACCCACAAACAGGCCAACCCTTTCGCATCACCTATACCACCACCACCGAATTTGCCATCAACCAATCCCTGGCCGCCATGATTCAGGCCGATTGGCGCGCCTGCGGCGTGGACGCTGAGATCAGCTTTGTGCCGGTGGGCAGTTGGTACGCCGCCGGCGAAGAAAGCCCATTATTTGGCCGCCGGTTCGACGCCGGGCAGATTGCCTGGCCAGTGGGCGAGCCGACCATGTGCCACCTGTTTGCGTCGTGGGAGATTACCGGGCCAGACGGCCGTATCAATCCTCAAACCGGCGCGCCTTATGGCAGTTGGGATGCGCTCAACAACACCGGCTGGTGGCTGCCCCAGTTCGACGATGCCTGCCGCAAAACACGCGCGCTGCTGCCGGGAATGCCCGGCTACGAAGAAAATTTTCAGGAGACGCAGCGCCTTCTGGCCGAAAATTTGCCCATGATCCCCCTGTTCATGCGGCTAAAACTGGCCGTCATCCGGCCTGGCGTGCGCAACTTCAACCTTGACCCCACCCAGGACTCTGAATTATGGAACTTGTTTGCGCTGGATTTGGGCAACAGCCGGGAAAATTGA